A single window of Nicotiana sylvestris chromosome 5, ASM39365v2, whole genome shotgun sequence DNA harbors:
- the LOC104229446 gene encoding RING-H2 finger protein ATL78-like gives MATISTIFNQEFRENFHYSRRLLLIPTTLPQNHLEATLAPPPAAEISHVNTFDANVIMVLSVLVCALICSLALNSIIKCALRCSNLVSASDSSSNYRNPSAAKLANTGIKKKALKTFPVITYTTELKHPGVDTECVICLSEFGAGERVKVLPKCNHGFHVKCIDKWLRSHSSCPTCRHCLIETSQKIVNVGSSSSNTRSTANPQIVSNTSSAVPVQEIIIRIEPLQREGGTSNNQI, from the coding sequence ATGGCAACTATTTCCACTATATTCAATCAAGAATTCAGGGAGAACTTCCACTACTCAAGAAGACTACTTCTAATACCAACTACACTACCACAAAACCACCTGGAGGCCACCTTGGCGCCGCCACCGGCAGCCGAAATCAGCCACGTCAACACATTTGATGCAAATGTTATTATGGTCTTGTCAGTACTTGTATGTGCCTTGATTTGTTCACTTGCCTTGAATTCCATCATAAAGTGTGCATTAAGGTGCTCCAACTTagtatcagcttcagattcatcCTCAAACTATAGAAATCCTTCAGCAGCAAAGCTAGCTAATACAGGAATCAAGAAAAAAGCTCTCAAGACATTCCCAGTTATAACTTACACTACTGAATTGAAACATCCAGGGGTCGACACTGAGTGTGTAATTTGCTTATCAGAATTTGGAGCGGGAGAGAGAGTTAAGGTTCTGCCTAAATGCAATCATGGCTTCCACGTCAAGTGTATCGATAAATGGCTACGTTCCCACTCTTCTTGCCCTACTTGTAGGCATTGCCTAATTGAAACAAGTCAAAAGATTGTTAATGTTGGAAGTTCTTCTTCTAATACAAGGTCAACTGCAAACCCTCAGATAGTTAGCAATACCTCATCAGCAGTACCAGTCCAAGAAATTATTATAAGGATTGAACCTCTCCAACGTGAAGGTGGTACATCTAACAATCAAATTTAG